In Pelobates fuscus isolate aPelFus1 unplaced genomic scaffold, aPelFus1.pri scaffold_24, whole genome shotgun sequence, the genomic stretch ttgagctgaagtgatctgggtgtctaaagtggtcctttaagtgtatgtgtatctgcatacacttgcgtacataccgcggtcacaggggtcgcagccctgcaacccggagcctgccgccatgtgttgcgaccCCGGGCCGCGCAGAGTAAGTGTGGGGggaggggcacggatcaattttagcaccggggccccatgggtcgtgtgtacgccactgactcccaGCATTACGTTTAGACAAATGTATTTGTGGAAAGCTGTACTAGCTAATACAACGGGAAAGGGAATCCATGAAGGTGATACCCTGGTGGTCCGCCACACAGATCAACATGTTAGCTCCTAATTTGGTGCTAAAATCAGGACAATTTTTGCTGTCATGTTTTTATCATGATTTGAAATAGCATTgaaatgtttttgatgttttggaAAAAGTCCCTAGAGTGCGGAACTCATTGCTGTTGTTTACTGTGCCAGACCTACACCAGGCTTCATAAAGGATTTCCTGGagagcacagtgtgtgtgtgttttaatataactggtcttagttgttgttagagggtaaacatagatatataacatacaattatgtaattatgtaatttaaaaattgccACGACTAAGAGCTCTTCTGCTATGATCTTACTACATCCTACCTGAGCTACCTGTCTGAACAAACGAGGATCAAAATcccttttctctgtttctttacGACACGAGCTTCAACCCACCTTGATAACACGGGCCCCTTCCCTTTCTTGCATAAGAGTGAGAAAGAAAACCTTGGaatatattcttttaatagtTATCACAGTAATGTTTGTGGAGAACATCAGGCTCATCCCAAAGGAGATGTGTCAGCTTTCACCGGCTCTGCTAGATCGTGACAACCCTCGGGACCCATGGAGCTGCTAATGAATTCTTGGTTAGATAGTTTAGTACATTCCACGATAGATGGCATCGACCTCCGTCCTCTTATTTTACCTAAATGTATTCGTTTTATCCATTCGGAAACACagcgtgagagcagagtgtgaaaaGATGGAGTAGGGACAGTGGAGGGTGTGTCATAAGACTGTATCCAATCAGAGCGTGGTTAGATCAGCCAATAAGATGCTAGCTGGAGATGTATAATTTGGAGGCTGCTGCGGGCGCGTATTATTGCTTGATCTTCATAGAGAATAGTGACCATGTCTGAAGCCGCCCAGCTCCCGCCGCCGCACCTGCGGTAGAAAGCGCCTCCAAGAAGAAGCAGCCCAAGAAAGCAGCCGGTGTCAAGAAAGTCGCTAAGCCCTCCGGTCCTAGCGTGTCCGAGCTCATTGTCAAAGCTGTGTCCGCTTCTAAAGAGCGCAGCGGGGTGTCCCTGGCAGCTCTGAAGAAGGCTTTGGCTGCTTCTGGTTATGATGTGGAAAAGAATAACAGCCGCCTCAAGCTGGCTCTCAAGGGCTTGGTGACTAAAAGCACTCTCGTCCAGGTCAAAGGAAGCGGAGCTTCCGGCTCCTTCAAGCTCAACAAAAAGCAGGCGGAGAGCAAGGACAAGGCTACCAAGAAAAAGGCACCGGCTAAAGTCAAGAAGCCTGCCCCGAAGAAAGCCACCAAGTCTCCAGCCAAACCTAAGAAGGTAGCTGCAAAGAGCCCGAAAAAGGCCAAAAAGCCGGCCGCCTCCGCTAAAAAGGCCACCAAAAGTCCGAAGAAAGTCAAAGCCGCCAAGCCCAAGAAGGTAGTGAAAAGCCCGGCTAAGAAGACCGTGAAGAGCCCTGCCAAAAAGGCAGCCAAACCCAAAGCCGCAAAGAGTCCTGCAAAGGCTAAAAAGGCAGCTCCCAAAAAGAAATAAGCCTTGctcgcatttaattttattttccaaaccccaaaggctcttgtaagagccaccacattctcatttcagagctatatatcagtgatggcaacgtgtttgttttggtgtcatgtcacacataccgttccccctccatccctcattcTAAAGTCAGGAATAACCTAATGAATCCTGTAATCCCAGCATCTAGTGCTCGAAAAGATTACACAGGAATGTATCTTGTCGGTGTGGCTAAGTCCCCGTATACCAGTGCTACACTTGAgcgttgattttttatttttttttggcttagAAATTCCCTCCGTTCTAAGATAGTGAGGGTGTTTCTTCATTAAATTGCGAAAGGCCAGTTTTAGTGAGAAAcgcatataatatatagaatatcaCACAGTGTCCTTCCAGACTAGATTTAATGTTATTGCCTTTTTCAGTAAGATAATAAAGCAGAACATATTTTAGGGATTGCGATTTTGTACATGGTGATAATAAAAGGGACTGTCCTCGTCCTCTCTCCACGTGTGAAACGGGCGCTTATTTCGATATTCAAAGAGTGATAAAGCCCAAGAAATGATACCTTGTGCAGTAGCTAAGTCGACTATCAAAGAAACACTAAAGACATGATAAAATGATTATACTTCAAAAGATTTCACGATTGTGAAATCTTTTGAAGCATAAACAGCTTTGGTTTTAAACGCCAGAACCATTTCGAGCACGGAAGGAGAGGGTTAAGCATATTattgagagggaaaaaaaaaagtgaaggggcGTATTTAAAACGCCCGCCTCCTTTGCTGCAGGTCCCCATACGGTCCGTCCGAGGAGTATATAAGGAAGAGCTTTGCACAGCATTTCATATCGTTCGTGCAGAAAGAAGAGCAGAACCATGTCTGGCAGAGGCAAAGGAGGAAAGGGTCTCGGAAAAGGTGGCGCTAAGCGTCACAGGAAGGTTCTTCGTGACAACATCCAGGGCATTACCAAGCCTGCAATTCGTCGCCTTGCTCGCAGGGGAGGCGTGAAGCGTATTTCCGGCCTCATCTATGAGGAGACTCGCGGGGTGCTGAAGGTATTCCTGGAGAACGTCATCCGGGACGCCGTCACTTACACCGAGCATGCCAAGAGGAAGACTGTCACCGCCATGGACGTAGTTTATGCTCTTAAGCGCCAGGGCCGCACTCTCTATGGCTTCGGAGGTTAAAACTCGGGCTTGACTTTACCGCACACCCCATTAACCCAAAGGCCCTTTTCAGGGCCACCCACTTTTTCACTAAAAGACTGAAcctaatcactttaaccccttccacacctGATAAATTGCCTGCTATCTACATAGATACACCGAGAAGGAGATAGTAGTAGAGGCTGCTCCCAAACATCTAGACGGGAAAGGTTGCTAAACACTGTATCTGTAGACCGCATGTTTGAACCATCGGAGGATTTGGAGCCGCCTTCTGTTAATGGTAGGGGATGTAAAAAATTATGATCTAGTGAGGTGCATTTAGATTATGAGCAAGTACGTACACACACTGTCAAGAAAGCTCTGGTTTTGGTGTATTGTTACTGTTGCCTACATTTAATACATGCTTGCAGCCacttaaatagaaacattgttactaGCTTTGCATATGCACTCCTGTGTTAACTATGTATTCTCCTCTAAGCGAAAAAGTAGTCTTTTTCCTGCTGCCTCTCCACACGATGGATTCTAAATAGTGAAGTTATTGTAAAATCGCCAGTGAAATAGACCAGCAGAGATGATGGCTACATCGTTGCCTGACGTGAAAATGGGATATGTGGGGACATTTGAGCATTGTAGTGTGAGGGCTCCGTAGCTAGCCCGCTCAAAGTCACAGGCTAAAAGACACGTTTTTATAAATGTGTTGGAGCTCGTTCGAGTGCAGAtttggtggctcttaaaagagcctttgtgtttgttAGCAGGTTTCAACTTAAGCACGTTCTCCTCGGATCCTACGAGCCAGCTGGATGTCTTTGGGCATGATTGTGACCCTCTTAGCGTGGATGGCGCACAAGTTGGTATCCTCAAAAAGACcaaccaggtaagcctcgctagccTCTTGCAGAGCCATGACAGCAGAGCTCTGGAAGCGCAGATCAGTCTTGAAATCCTGAGCGATCTCACGGACAAGGCGCTGGAAGGGCAGCTTGCGGATGAGCAGCTCGGTGGACTTCTGATAACGGCGGATCTCCCTGAGAGCCACAGTTCCTGGACGGTAACGGTGAGGCTTTTTCACTCCCCCGGTAGCTGGGGCGCTCTTTCTAGCAGCTTTGGTGGCTAGCTGCTTGCGGGGAGCCTTGCCTCCGGTCGACTTACGGGCTGTCTGCTTAGTTCTGGCCATTGTAGCAAAACGAAAGGGAATGAACGCTGCTCGCTGTAGCCTGGGCTTTATAGCCGATACGGCGTTTTCATTGGTTCATCAAGTGGGTGGtatgttctgattggctgaaaacaaatagtaaatcatttcaaaatacccgctcaaatcaactgcttctcatcccctcccccacattcaaaatgcccgctcaaatcaactgcttcatcccctcccccctcctccatctatTGAGACCACGCGCCCAAAGAAGGGATCTAAGCCTTTAGTGACCCTTCCTGTcctgacagcatttattatagacgCTACTAGTTGAAAGGAATGGCAATGGGCAGTAATGGACGTATTCCTCCCAACATACTTATTAATAGCTGTATAGGCTTTATCGAGGGGGAGGGGTGCATGGGACATTGACCTCTTACACATGCAGAAAGGCCGCTTCTTTCGATGGGATAGAAGCCACGTCTGATAAAGGACTTTCACTCACAGGACGCTCAGTAGCCATACAAATGAGCTCCAggagacagagcagcaggaaatgttacaaagcatccacttattgaaacaatgttttcagCCGAGAGGCCAGGCTATTAAGGCTGCGTTAACTCATCCAGCAGCACAGACAACAGAGCTGTAGCGCCGCTAGGATTTGAACGCTCATAGTAGGTTTCACCCGGCATGTCCTCCAGACAGCgggagaggggggaatcctgAGAGTGAGCGACATGTAGAGATGCCCCGCTTAACAAAAGAGGACCtgcacactatatacacttgccCCAATTGGCATTAATTTGCTGCTGCGTTTATCATAGACATGCATGGCAGCCATTGATTTTAACTAGTTCTATAGCTGGAATGTTGGACAGGATATGGACTGCAAATGGGACTCAGTCAGTGCTGTGACAGAAGCGCCCTAATATTTTAGCTTGCTTATGAGCTCCcagcgtggtgtgtgtgtgtgtgtgtatagatacaaGGAACGGTTTGCGCGCAGCAGAACAATTAATCGGCTCTTTGTGGAGAacgtgggtggctcttaaaagagcctttgtgtttggtaGGTGAGGGAGGCCGGTGCAGCAGCTGTCCGCTTTACTTGCTCTTGGGCTTGTGGCTCTCGGtcttcttgggcagcagcacagcctggatgttaggcaggacacctccctgggcgatagtcactcctcccagcagtttgttgagctcttcatcgttacggacagcgagctggagatggcggggaatgatgcgggtctttttgttgtctctagcggcattccctgccagctccagaatctcagcggtcaggtactccagcactgcagccagatagaCGGGGGCACCGGCTCCCACACGCTCTGCATAATTGCCCTTCCTCAGCAAACGGTGGACTCTGCCGACTGGGAACTGAAGTCCCGCTCGGGATGAGCGAGTCTTCGCCTTTGCACGGGTCTTTCCACCTTGCTTTCCGCGGCCAGACATGTTTGTTCTTGAttgaatgcaagaagatgaaaactcctcccctaccacaggctatttataaacacactctgctctgtgattggatgactttacAAGCAGCCAATTAGAGACACGTTATACAGGGAACCAATCTATTGCTGGAGCTAGTGTTAAACAGCCGCTTCCTTACGTCATCTGACTTTAGCAACCAATCGCAGGAAGGGAAGCGGAAGGGCCTCATTTACATGGTCCGCTTATAAATAGAACCGCCGGAGGAGCAGCTTGCTATTCGCTCGCGAGCTAACAGCGTTAATCATGCCTGATCCAGCAAAGTCCGCACCAGCCCCCaagaaaggctccaaaaaagccgtcaccaagactcagaagaaagatggcaagaagcgtagaaagagcaggaaggagagctatgccatctacgtgtacaaggtgctgaaGCAGGTCCATCCCGACACCGGCATCTCCTCCAAGGCAATGGGGATCATGAactcctttgtcaatgatatctttgagcgcatcgcaggagaagcttctcgcctggctcactacaacaagcgctccaccatcacctcccgggagatccagactgccgtgcgcctgctactacccggagagctggcaaagcacgccgtgtctgagggcaccaaggctgtcacaaagtacaccagcgccaagtaaATGTCCGCCTCCCTGACCACCCgctaacacaaaggctcttttaagagccacccacactgTCTCTCTCAGAGCTGGCATCACACCCATGCATCAACTCTACAGCTTACTTGCTGCCCACCACAAGCTCACGCAAACGTGTAGCTTTCCTTTcacttaaccctttccatgctgtCCTGTAACTCTGAAGATCTCGAGCTGCTAGTGTTTGCACATTTTAGACACTTGTATCACTCACATGCTGATTTAGCCACCTAATGCTCAGTTTGCTCCGCTCTATTACTTTCAAGTCTACCTAGATACCGGACTTGATCT encodes the following:
- the LOC134584826 gene encoding histone H4, which codes for MSGRGKGGKGLGKGGAKRHRKVLRDNIQGITKPAIRRLARRGGVKRISGLIYEETRGVLKVFLENVIRDAVTYTEHAKRKTVTAMDVVYALKRQGRTLYGFGG
- the LOC134584827 gene encoding histone H3, coding for MARTKQTARKSTGGKAPRKQLATKAARKSAPATGGVKKPHRYRPGTVALREIRRYQKSTELLIRKLPFQRLVREIAQDFKTDLRFQSSAVMALQEASEAYLVGLFEDTNLCAIHAKRVTIMPKDIQLARRIRGERA